One genomic region from Haloterrigena gelatinilytica encodes:
- a CDS encoding glycosyltransferase family protein, producing the protein MEYVQERIATLHEFGGTAGRDGDLARAAADAVAETAVVVPMTAREHENPAAERVLSELESLDPAPAAVFVPVRADADEIGPFRNWLESFSLPIRVLWCNAPRVDALLADAGLDGEFGKGRDVWLALGPAADAGEYVVVHDADARSYEAGHVPRLLAPLTMDFAFSKGYYARVEDGRLYGRLFRLFYAPLVRALADRHDAPILDYLRAFRYPLAGEFAATAALARRLRAPRAWGLEVGTLGDAFDAAGVDGSAQVDLGRHEHDHRAVAGETGLEGMSREVAGELLRVVEERGVDPDYETLRERYLAAGDRLIEQYRADAAFNGLAYDPAAERDQLARYAGSIAPPDPDRRLPPWTDAPVTPEAIVSATLAVRNA; encoded by the coding sequence ATGGAGTACGTTCAGGAGCGGATCGCGACGCTCCACGAGTTCGGCGGGACCGCCGGCCGCGACGGCGACCTCGCCCGCGCGGCCGCCGACGCCGTCGCCGAAACGGCCGTCGTCGTCCCGATGACCGCCCGCGAACACGAGAATCCCGCCGCCGAACGCGTTCTCTCGGAACTCGAGTCCCTCGATCCCGCTCCGGCCGCCGTCTTCGTTCCCGTCCGCGCCGACGCCGACGAGATCGGCCCGTTTCGCAACTGGCTCGAGTCGTTCTCGCTGCCGATTCGCGTCCTGTGGTGTAACGCCCCTCGAGTCGACGCCCTGCTGGCCGACGCGGGGTTAGACGGCGAGTTCGGCAAGGGCCGGGACGTCTGGCTCGCGCTCGGACCCGCCGCCGACGCCGGCGAGTACGTCGTCGTCCACGACGCCGACGCCAGGAGCTACGAAGCCGGCCACGTCCCGCGCCTGCTCGCACCCCTGACGATGGACTTCGCCTTCTCGAAGGGGTACTACGCCCGCGTCGAGGACGGTCGGCTCTACGGGCGGCTCTTCCGGCTGTTCTACGCCCCGCTCGTTCGCGCGCTCGCCGACCGCCACGACGCGCCGATCCTCGACTACCTCCGTGCCTTCCGGTACCCGCTGGCCGGCGAGTTCGCCGCCACGGCCGCCCTCGCCCGCCGGCTCCGCGCCCCCCGGGCCTGGGGCCTCGAGGTCGGCACCCTCGGCGACGCCTTCGACGCGGCCGGCGTCGACGGCTCCGCGCAGGTGGATCTCGGGCGCCACGAACACGACCACCGCGCGGTCGCCGGCGAGACCGGGCTCGAGGGGATGAGCCGCGAGGTGGCCGGAGAGCTGCTTCGCGTCGTCGAGGAGCGCGGCGTCGACCCCGACTACGAGACCCTCCGGGAGCGGTACCTCGCGGCCGGCGATCGGCTGATCGAGCAGTACCGCGCCGACGCGGCGTTCAACGGGCTCGCCTACGATCCCGCGGCCGAGCGGGACCAGCTCGCCCGCTACGCCGGCTCGATCGCGCCGCCCGACCCCGACCGCCGGCTGCCCCCGTGGACGGACGCGCCGGTGACGCCCGAGGCGATCGTCTCGGCCACGCTGGCGGTCCGTAACGCGTAA
- a CDS encoding PhlB family protein produces the protein MSMDAYEYEDGSISYPGHPRSRGGAEPVGTIDLSEYTGEVVTWTTSTATPPGVREPNTLAIVEFEIGEASSDASSSRTQSGNGETVRALGQVTTDEIETGDEVEPVHVEELREPDAGIREPESQDWDGYRFQPV, from the coding sequence ATGAGCATGGACGCCTACGAGTACGAGGACGGTTCGATCAGCTACCCCGGCCACCCCCGCAGTCGCGGCGGTGCCGAACCCGTCGGCACGATCGATCTCAGCGAGTACACCGGCGAAGTCGTCACCTGGACGACGAGCACGGCGACGCCACCGGGCGTCCGCGAACCCAACACGCTCGCTATCGTCGAGTTCGAGATCGGCGAGGCGTCGTCAGACGCCTCGAGTAGCCGGACGCAGTCCGGCAACGGCGAGACGGTCCGCGCGCTCGGCCAGGTGACCACCGACGAGATCGAAACCGGCGACGAGGTCGAACCGGTCCACGTCGAGGAACTCCGCGAACCCGACGCCGGCATCCGCGAGCCGGAGAGCCAGGACTGGGACGGCTACCGCTTCCAACCGGTCTGA
- a CDS encoding metal-dependent hydrolase, with amino-acid sequence MWPWGHLAVAYLCYSIARHRLRDRPPRALPVIALAIGSQFPDLIDKPFAWSLELLPGGRTLTHSVFVAALLLPSVYLAASRFDRPDAGVAFAVGHVSHLLADVPPNAILTADASQLTFLVWPLLPPPPYESVDGILAGFLRYSMGWYEWAQLGLAFVALLVWYRDGRPGLGYVRRSVTILTRKAA; translated from the coding sequence ATGTGGCCCTGGGGACACCTCGCCGTCGCGTACCTGTGCTATTCGATCGCCCGGCACCGCCTCCGCGACCGCCCGCCGCGCGCGCTGCCGGTGATCGCGCTGGCGATCGGGTCGCAGTTTCCCGATCTGATCGATAAGCCGTTCGCCTGGTCGCTCGAACTCCTCCCCGGCGGGCGGACGCTCACCCACTCCGTCTTCGTCGCCGCGCTGTTGCTCCCGTCCGTCTACCTCGCCGCGAGCCGATTCGACCGCCCCGACGCCGGAGTCGCGTTCGCCGTCGGCCACGTCTCGCATCTGCTCGCGGACGTCCCGCCGAACGCGATTCTCACGGCCGACGCGTCCCAGTTGACGTTCCTCGTCTGGCCGCTTCTTCCCCCGCCGCCGTACGAGTCGGTCGACGGGATCCTCGCGGGCTTCCTGCGCTACTCGATGGGCTGGTACGAGTGGGCGCAACTCGGCCTCGCGTTCGTCGCCCTCCTCGTCTGGTACCGCGACGGACGGCCCGGGCTCGGCTACGTCCGCCGAAGCGTCACGATACTCACGCGAAAAGCCGCGTAG
- a CDS encoding metal-dependent hydrolase — protein sequence MADGLTHVLVAYALATLLSVRYPWITARLATVAMVGGMLPDLNRLKWVVPPETIEAMLGASFSWRPMHSIGGVAVAICIASLTVRAEYRRAVALLLALGALSHFALDLLLVPPAGTYQYLWPLTDADVVFPGFYSSRDRWVAPVSIVLALAARSVARRHSRSPERESPESPMPVDG from the coding sequence GTGGCCGACGGCTTGACGCACGTGCTGGTCGCGTACGCGCTCGCGACGCTCCTCTCGGTTCGGTACCCGTGGATCACGGCGCGGCTGGCGACCGTCGCGATGGTCGGCGGGATGCTCCCCGACCTCAATCGGTTGAAATGGGTTGTCCCGCCGGAGACGATCGAAGCTATGCTCGGCGCGTCGTTTTCCTGGCGGCCGATGCACTCGATCGGCGGCGTGGCGGTCGCGATCTGCATCGCCTCGCTGACCGTCCGGGCTGAGTACCGGCGGGCGGTCGCGCTCCTGCTCGCGCTCGGGGCGCTGTCGCACTTCGCGCTCGATCTCCTGTTGGTGCCGCCGGCGGGCACCTACCAGTACCTCTGGCCGCTCACCGACGCCGACGTCGTCTTTCCGGGCTTCTACAGCAGCCGGGATCGATGGGTCGCACCGGTTTCGATCGTTCTGGCTCTCGCGGCCCGGTCGGTCGCTCGGCGTCACTCGCGGTCGCCCGAGCGCGAGTCGCCCGAGTCGCCGATGCCGGTGGACGGGTGA
- a CDS encoding HVO_0758 family zinc finger protein, whose amino-acid sequence MKSVRKALRDGELDKDTYDRLVCGDCEKALKTENDPDQIKTIRTCPECDAEWKEIR is encoded by the coding sequence ATGAAATCAGTCCGGAAGGCGCTCCGCGACGGCGAACTCGACAAGGACACCTACGACCGGCTCGTCTGCGGCGACTGCGAGAAGGCCCTGAAGACCGAAAACGACCCGGACCAGATCAAGACGATCCGCACCTGTCCGGAGTGCGACGCCGAGTGGAAGGAAATTCGCTGA